The following coding sequences are from one Streptomyces angustmyceticus window:
- a CDS encoding carbohydrate ABC transporter permease gives MTTLSTVRGRAGSPAARRRRRTGSLLGLAAWLCGIAFFLPVAWMVLTSFHSETDAATNPPSVGAGLSLHGYREFFGATGSGVSPWPPLVNSLTASVVSTLLVLLLAVPAAYALAIKPVRKWSDVLFFFLSTKMLPLVAGLLPVYLVAQNTGMLDSIWLLVILYTSMNLPIAVWMMRSFLAEVPVEMLEAASIDGAGLATTLTRIVAPVAMPGIAATALISFIFSWNELLFARVLTGVVAGTSPVFLTGLVTSQGLFLAKVCAAATVISLPVLIAGFAAQDKLVQGLSLGAVK, from the coding sequence ATGACCACCCTGTCCACGGTTCGCGGACGCGCCGGGTCCCCCGCCGCCCGGCGCCGGCGGCGCACCGGCAGCCTGCTGGGCCTGGCGGCCTGGCTGTGCGGCATCGCCTTCTTCCTGCCCGTCGCCTGGATGGTGCTGACGTCCTTCCACAGCGAGACGGACGCGGCGACCAACCCGCCGAGCGTCGGGGCCGGGCTCAGCCTGCACGGCTACCGCGAGTTCTTCGGGGCGACGGGTAGCGGCGTCAGCCCCTGGCCCCCGCTGGTCAACTCGCTGACCGCCTCCGTCGTCTCCACCCTGCTGGTGCTGCTGCTGGCGGTGCCCGCCGCCTACGCGCTGGCCATCAAACCGGTGCGCAAGTGGAGCGACGTCCTCTTCTTCTTCCTGTCGACGAAGATGCTGCCGCTGGTGGCCGGGCTGCTGCCGGTCTACCTCGTCGCGCAGAACACCGGGATGCTCGACAGCATCTGGCTGCTGGTCATCCTCTACACCTCGATGAACCTGCCGATCGCGGTGTGGATGATGCGCTCGTTCCTCGCCGAGGTCCCGGTGGAGATGCTGGAGGCCGCCTCCATCGACGGGGCGGGGCTGGCCACCACCCTGACCCGGATCGTCGCGCCGGTCGCCATGCCGGGGATCGCGGCGACGGCCCTGATCTCCTTCATCTTCAGCTGGAACGAGCTGCTGTTCGCCCGGGTCCTGACCGGTGTCGTGGCCGGCACCTCGCCGGTGTTCCTGACCGGGCTCGTGACCAGCCAGGGCCTGTTCCTGGCCAAGGTGTGCGCCGCCGCCACCGTCATCTCCCTCCCGGTGCTCATCGCCGGGTTCGCCGCCCAGGACAAACTGGTCCAGGGCCTGTCGCTTGGAGCCGTGAAATGA
- a CDS encoding zinc-dependent alcohol dehydrogenase family protein, whose product MKAAVISAPGKVEVATVADPTPGPREVVVSVAACGLCGTDLHILQGEFAPTLPVVPGHEFAGTVVARGGEVTELAEGDRVAVDPSLYCHECHYCRIGRNNLCERWAAIGVTTAGGAAEFAVAPVANCVKLPDHVRTEDAALIEPLSCAVRGYDILRSQQLGTHVLIYGSGTMGLMMLELAKRTGAAGVDVVDINPARLATARTLGCSNAAGSADELDRPRGWDVVIDATGNERAIQDALGRVGKGGTFLQFGVADYAARATIEPYRIYNQEITITGSMAVLHSYERAAELFAAGALDPEVFISDRLPLDRYAEALSRFRAGEGRKIQVRP is encoded by the coding sequence ATGAAAGCCGCAGTGATCAGCGCGCCCGGCAAGGTCGAGGTCGCCACCGTCGCGGACCCGACGCCCGGCCCCCGCGAGGTCGTGGTGTCCGTCGCCGCCTGCGGGCTGTGCGGTACCGATCTGCACATCCTCCAGGGGGAGTTCGCCCCGACGCTGCCCGTCGTGCCGGGCCATGAGTTCGCCGGCACCGTCGTGGCGAGGGGCGGCGAGGTCACCGAACTCGCCGAGGGCGACCGGGTGGCGGTCGACCCCTCCCTCTACTGCCACGAGTGCCACTACTGCCGCATCGGCCGCAACAACCTCTGTGAGCGCTGGGCCGCCATCGGGGTGACCACGGCGGGCGGCGCCGCCGAGTTCGCCGTCGCCCCGGTCGCGAACTGCGTCAAGCTGCCCGACCACGTCCGGACCGAGGACGCCGCCCTCATCGAGCCGCTCTCCTGCGCCGTGCGCGGCTACGACATCCTGCGCTCCCAGCAGTTGGGCACCCACGTCCTGATCTACGGCTCGGGCACGATGGGCCTGATGATGCTCGAACTCGCCAAGCGCACCGGCGCGGCCGGCGTCGACGTCGTCGACATCAACCCCGCCCGGCTCGCCACCGCCCGCACCCTGGGCTGCAGCAACGCGGCCGGTTCCGCCGACGAGCTGGACCGCCCGCGCGGCTGGGACGTGGTCATCGACGCCACCGGCAACGAACGCGCCATCCAGGACGCCCTGGGGCGGGTCGGCAAGGGCGGCACCTTCCTCCAGTTCGGCGTCGCCGACTACGCCGCGCGCGCCACCATCGAGCCCTACCGGATCTACAACCAGGAGATCACCATCACCGGCTCGATGGCCGTGCTGCACAGCTACGAACGGGCCGCCGAGCTGTTCGCGGCCGGTGCCCTGGACCCGGAGGTCTTCATCAGCGACCGCCTGCCGCTGGACCGCTATGCCGAGGCGCTGTCCCGCTTCCGGGCGGGCGAGGGGAGGAAGATCCAGGTACGGCCGTGA